From a single Metopolophium dirhodum isolate CAU chromosome 6, ASM1992520v1, whole genome shotgun sequence genomic region:
- the LOC132947430 gene encoding uncharacterized protein LOC132947430, translating to MNGAALHTFVYRNAHGIKNRLGLVSGQIKKNSLMTEENSSHNDDDSSEDNSDISITLPSKKIVFTFSPEEWKSVEPEEVRYKDNEKNRSTQSSRIYHVLPKNTWTPLLAEHFWEHTQLPCCLSFRRARVHPYGNFYIKVVGKCTICESYFEGIVFERPPAAARVLMECSYTGNFNEVHKAKKRRMIGPAQSKAITAMINDGRSSESFRETEAVRLMKIGRYLILIL from the exons ATGAATGGTGCAGCGTTACATACATTTGTGTATCGTAATGCTCATGGTATTAAAAACAGATTAGGTCTTGTTTCTGGTCAGATCAAAAAGAACAGCTTAATGACGGAAGAAAATAGTTCGCACAATGAtg ATGATTCTAGTGAGGATAATAGTGATATATCAATAACACTaccatcaaaaaaaattgtattcacgtTTTCACCTGAAGAATGGAAAAGTGTAGAGCCGGAAGAAGTCCGTTACAAAGATAACGAGAAAAACCGCTCTACACAAAGTTCAAGAATATACCATGTATTGCCAAAAAATACATGGACACCATTATTGGCTGAACATTTTTGGGAGCATACTCAGTTACCTTGTTGTCTCTCTTTTCGCAGAGCAAGAGTACATCCATAtggtaatttttacataaaagtTGTCGGAAAATGTACTATATGTGAATCCTATTTTGAAGGAATTGTGTTCGAAAGACCTCCAGCAGCTGCAAG agtGCTTATGGAATGTTCGTACACAGGTAATTTTAATGAAGTGCATAAGGCAAAGAAACGTCGCATGATTGGACCTGCACAATCAAAAGCTATTACAGCTATGATTAATGACGGTCGTTCAAGCGAGTCATTTAGAGAGACAGAAGCAGTACGGTTAAtgaaaataggtaggtatttaatattaatattataa